A genomic window from Tolypothrix sp. PCC 7910 includes:
- the dusB gene encoding tRNA dihydrouridine synthase DusB, with protein MLTLSPSLKARLSQPLKIGALAVNSRVLQSPLSGVTDMVFRRLVRRYAPDSMMYTEMVNATGLHYVKELPKIMEVDPNERPISIQLFDCRPDFLAEAAVKAVEEGADTVDINMGCPVNKITKNGGGSSLLRQPEVAEAIVREVVKAIGVPVTVKTRIGWNDKEITILDFAKRMEDAGAQMITVHGRTRAQGYNGNARWEWIARVKEILSIPVIGNGDIFSVEAAVKCLEQTGADGVMCSRGTLGYPFLVGEVDYFLKTGELLPPPTPIQRLECAREHLQALWEYKGDRGVRQARKHMTWYAKGFVGAADLRGQLSAVETVNQGLDLIDRAIEQLTKGYEPELDAESNFAFVS; from the coding sequence ATGCTTACTCTATCTCCTAGCCTCAAAGCTAGACTCTCTCAACCCCTAAAAATCGGTGCTTTGGCAGTTAACAGCCGGGTTTTACAGTCCCCTTTATCTGGGGTGACAGATATGGTATTTCGTCGTCTGGTACGTCGCTATGCACCAGATTCGATGATGTACACCGAAATGGTTAATGCTACGGGGTTGCACTATGTGAAAGAGTTGCCAAAAATCATGGAGGTAGACCCCAATGAACGACCAATTAGTATCCAGCTATTTGATTGTCGCCCAGATTTTTTAGCAGAAGCAGCAGTCAAAGCGGTAGAAGAAGGCGCTGATACTGTTGATATTAATATGGGTTGCCCTGTAAATAAAATTACTAAAAATGGCGGTGGATCTTCGCTATTAAGACAGCCAGAAGTAGCAGAGGCAATAGTTAGAGAGGTAGTAAAGGCTATTGGTGTACCTGTAACAGTCAAAACCCGTATTGGCTGGAATGACAAGGAAATTACCATTCTCGATTTTGCCAAGCGCATGGAAGACGCAGGCGCACAAATGATCACCGTGCATGGACGTACCCGCGCCCAAGGCTACAATGGCAATGCGCGCTGGGAATGGATTGCGCGTGTGAAGGAAATCCTTTCTATCCCAGTGATTGGTAATGGCGATATCTTCTCAGTGGAAGCGGCGGTGAAATGCCTAGAGCAAACTGGCGCTGATGGGGTGATGTGTTCCCGTGGGACTTTAGGTTATCCGTTTTTGGTGGGAGAAGTTGATTACTTCTTAAAAACTGGAGAACTATTACCGCCACCCACACCAATTCAGCGTTTGGAATGTGCTAGAGAACATTTACAAGCTTTATGGGAATATAAAGGCGATCGCGGTGTGCGTCAAGCCCGTAAACACATGACTTGGTACGCTAAAGGCTTTGTCGGTGCTGCTGATTTGCGTGGACAGCTAAGTGCGGTAGAAACTGTCAATCAAGGTTTAGATTTGATTGATCGCGCCATTGAACAATTGACTAAGGGTTATGAACCGGAATTAGATGCAGAATCTAATTTTGCTTTTGTTTCATAA
- a CDS encoding choice-of-anchor A family protein: MKFKSYLCAGIAAPMVITLSVGISQKANAAGLGIASSYNVFSLGNVTQQYTDIEGKLAAGGNINFVGGLGSKLANNSGNVVVAGQNLTLSNGQVNHGNAVYGGVAKVANNVGFPNGTLSKGNPIDFNAAATELRSLSKSLASLTPTGKTTVQSWGAINLAASGSAFNVFNLSGADVSKTNYFEIRADANATVVINISGTNVSMQNFGFNIIGTDKQKVIYNFYEATNLTASGIGIQGSILAPLANFNFNNGQVNGNVVVGSLTGNGESHNYLFNGNLYTPPTTSSQPKRVPEPTPLAGLGLIATLLGLSLSKRHQVKSI; the protein is encoded by the coding sequence ATGAAATTCAAAAGCTATTTATGTGCTGGGATAGCAGCACCGATGGTTATAACTTTATCTGTGGGTATCTCACAAAAAGCAAATGCAGCCGGATTAGGAATCGCCTCTAGTTACAACGTATTTTCTTTAGGAAATGTAACTCAGCAATATACAGATATTGAAGGTAAGCTAGCTGCTGGCGGTAATATTAATTTTGTGGGTGGATTGGGAAGTAAACTGGCTAATAATAGCGGAAATGTAGTAGTAGCTGGGCAGAACTTGACTTTAAGTAATGGTCAAGTAAACCACGGTAATGCTGTTTATGGAGGCGTTGCTAAGGTTGCTAATAATGTTGGCTTCCCCAATGGTACCCTCAGCAAAGGTAATCCCATTGATTTTAATGCCGCAGCAACAGAACTGCGATCGCTCTCGAAATCTTTGGCAAGCTTGACTCCCACTGGTAAAACTACAGTTCAATCTTGGGGTGCGATTAATCTCGCTGCTAGTGGTAGTGCTTTTAATGTGTTTAATCTTTCAGGTGCAGATGTTTCTAAAACCAACTATTTTGAAATTAGAGCTGATGCAAATGCCACTGTCGTTATAAATATCAGTGGTACAAATGTGTCAATGCAAAACTTTGGATTTAATATCATTGGTACAGATAAGCAAAAAGTGATTTACAACTTCTATGAAGCCACCAACTTAACTGCTAGTGGAATTGGCATTCAAGGTAGTATCCTGGCACCTTTAGCTAATTTCAATTTCAATAACGGTCAAGTTAACGGTAACGTAGTTGTAGGTTCCTTAACGGGGAATGGAGAATCTCATAATTACTTATTTAATGGCAATTTATATACACCCCCAACTACTTCATCTCAACCAAAACGCGTTCCTGAACCAACGCCTTTGGCTGGATTAGGGCTAATTGCTACGCTGTTAGGTTTGTCTTTGAGTAAACGCCATCAAGTTAAGTCAATTTAA
- a CDS encoding aminotransferase class I/II-fold pyridoxal phosphate-dependent enzyme, whose product MLNQNQTPLLDAVKIWASRPHAPFYTPGHKQGEGIAAPLADLLGKAVFRADLTELADLDNLFAPQGVIQQAQQLAAQAFGASQTWFLVNGSTCGIAAAILATCSPGDKIILPRNVHSSAIAGLILSGAIPIFLNPEYDPILDIAHSITPNAVESALQQHPDAQAVMIVYPTYYGVCGDIKAIAQITHQYNIPLLVDEAHGAHFTFHPQLPTPALAAGADLTVQSIHKTLGAMTQASMLHIQGNRIDSERISKALQLVQSTSPSYVLLASLDAARQQMALSGKQLLSQTLQLADTARTSISQIPGLSILSAPTPLSGGGEGLGVRSPGFAALDKTRLTVTVSGLGFTGFEAEEILDEKLGVTPEFASLQHLTFIISHGNTQADIEKLIQGFTTLSQMHPAQPEKKTLILWDDIFKLGNSVQISPREAFFAPTETLPLQQTCDRICAEIICPYPPGIPVLMPGELITKSALEYLQQIQATGGFITGCEDLSLSKLKVIK is encoded by the coding sequence ATGCTTAATCAAAACCAAACACCATTATTAGATGCTGTCAAAATCTGGGCATCACGTCCTCATGCTCCTTTTTACACACCAGGACATAAACAAGGAGAGGGAATAGCAGCACCCTTAGCGGATTTGCTGGGTAAAGCTGTATTTCGTGCAGATTTAACAGAATTGGCAGATTTAGATAATCTGTTTGCACCTCAAGGGGTAATTCAACAGGCGCAACAACTAGCGGCGCAAGCCTTTGGTGCATCCCAAACATGGTTTCTTGTCAACGGTTCCACCTGTGGGATTGCAGCAGCAATTCTGGCTACCTGTAGTCCTGGCGATAAAATTATTTTGCCGCGCAATGTACATTCCTCTGCGATCGCGGGTTTAATTCTCTCGGGTGCAATTCCCATTTTCCTCAATCCGGAATATGACCCAATTTTAGATATTGCCCACAGTATTACACCTAATGCTGTGGAATCTGCGCTGCAACAGCATCCTGATGCTCAAGCCGTAATGATAGTTTACCCTACATATTATGGCGTTTGTGGGGATATAAAAGCGATCGCCCAAATTACCCATCAATACAATATCCCTTTACTCGTTGATGAAGCCCACGGCGCACATTTTACCTTTCATCCCCAATTACCTACCCCAGCTTTAGCCGCAGGTGCAGATTTAACTGTACAATCCATCCACAAAACCCTGGGAGCGATGACCCAAGCTTCCATGCTACACATTCAAGGAAATCGCATAGATAGCGAACGCATCAGTAAAGCTTTGCAATTAGTTCAATCTACCAGCCCTAGCTATGTACTTTTAGCCTCCCTCGATGCCGCACGTCAGCAAATGGCATTATCTGGTAAACAACTGCTGTCTCAGACTTTGCAGCTTGCAGATACAGCTAGAACAAGCATTAGCCAAATTCCAGGTTTATCGATTTTATCAGCACCTACTCCCCTCTCTGGTGGCGGAGAGGGGTTGGGGGTGAGGTCACCAGGCTTTGCAGCTTTAGATAAAACCCGCCTTACCGTCACCGTTTCCGGTTTAGGTTTCACTGGCTTTGAAGCTGAGGAAATTTTAGACGAAAAACTCGGCGTAACGCCGGAATTCGCTTCATTACAACATCTCACCTTTATTATTAGCCACGGCAACACCCAAGCTGATATTGAAAAATTGATTCAGGGTTTTACTACCCTGTCTCAAATGCACCCAGCACAGCCAGAAAAAAAGACGTTAATTTTATGGGATGATATTTTTAAGCTGGGCAATTCTGTGCAAATTTCTCCCCGAGAAGCTTTTTTTGCCCCTACAGAAACTTTACCTCTGCAACAAACCTGCGATCGCATCTGTGCCGAAATTATCTGTCCCTATCCCCCAGGCATACCCGTATTAATGCCGGGAGAATTAATTACTAAATCTGCCCTTGAATACCTGCAACAAATCCAAGCAACAGGCGGCTTTATTACTGGTTGTGAAGATTTAAGCTTATCCAAGCTCAAAGTTATCAAATAG
- the chlP gene encoding geranylgeranyl reductase, which produces MTLRVAVVGSGPAGSSAAETLAKAGIETYLIERKLDNAKPCGGAIPLCMVGEFDLPPEIIDRRVRKMKMISPSNREVDINLVNEDEYIGMCRREVLDSFLRNRAAKLGAILINATVHKLDIPTNNTDPYTIHYVDHTEGGAQGIAKTLKVDLVIGADGANSRIAKEMDAGDYNYAIAFQERIRLPEDKMAYYNDLAEMYVGNDVSTDFYAWVFPKYDHVAVGTGTMQVHKASIKQLQAGIRARAIEKLAGGKIIKVEAHPIPEHPRPRRVVGRIALVGDAAGYVTKSSGEGIYFAAKSGRMCAETIVEVSNNGQTIPTEKDLKLYLKRWDKKYGLTYKVLDILQTVFYRSDATREAFVEMCADLDVQKLTFDSYLYKTVVPANPITQLKITAKTLGSLLRGNALAP; this is translated from the coding sequence TTGACACTACGGGTTGCTGTTGTTGGTTCAGGCCCAGCTGGTTCATCTGCCGCTGAAACACTGGCAAAAGCTGGAATTGAAACCTACCTCATTGAGCGAAAGCTAGACAATGCTAAGCCATGCGGGGGTGCTATTCCCCTGTGTATGGTGGGTGAATTTGACCTACCACCAGAGATTATTGATCGCCGAGTGCGGAAGATGAAAATGATATCGCCCTCAAATCGTGAGGTTGATATCAATCTGGTAAATGAAGATGAATATATAGGAATGTGCCGCCGGGAAGTGCTGGACAGTTTCTTAAGAAATCGTGCAGCTAAACTCGGTGCAATTTTAATAAATGCCACCGTTCATAAACTTGATATACCCACCAACAATACTGACCCTTATACCATCCATTACGTTGACCATACAGAAGGCGGCGCACAAGGTATAGCCAAAACCTTGAAAGTGGATTTAGTCATTGGGGCAGATGGGGCTAATTCTCGCATTGCCAAAGAAATGGATGCAGGGGATTATAATTATGCGATCGCTTTCCAAGAGCGCATTCGTCTCCCCGAAGACAAAATGGCTTACTATAACGACCTTGCTGAAATGTATGTCGGCAATGACGTTTCTACTGACTTCTATGCTTGGGTTTTCCCCAAATATGACCACGTAGCTGTTGGTACTGGCACAATGCAGGTACATAAAGCCAGCATTAAACAGTTACAAGCAGGTATTCGCGCTCGTGCTATTGAGAAATTAGCAGGCGGTAAAATCATCAAGGTGGAAGCACACCCCATCCCAGAACACCCCCGCCCTCGTCGTGTGGTGGGTAGAATAGCTCTGGTAGGAGATGCGGCTGGTTACGTTACCAAATCTTCTGGTGAAGGTATTTACTTTGCTGCTAAGTCTGGACGGATGTGTGCGGAAACAATTGTGGAAGTATCCAACAACGGACAAACCATCCCTACAGAAAAAGACCTCAAGCTCTACCTGAAGCGTTGGGATAAAAAATACGGACTCACCTACAAGGTGTTAGACATTCTGCAAACCGTATTTTATCGTTCCGATGCTACCCGCGAGGCGTTTGTAGAAATGTGTGCTGACTTAGATGTGCAAAAGCTCACATTCGACAGCTATCTGTATAAGACTGTTGTTCCTGCAAATCCAATCACTCAACTGAAAATTACTGCCAAAACCCTTGGTAGTCTGTTGCGTGGTAATGCCTTAGCTCCATAA
- the yidD gene encoding membrane protein insertion efficiency factor YidD: MEISPLDLLGRKLSVVAITGYQKHISPRKGFVCAHRVLYGGESCSQYIKRVIAEDGFAALPAKSHQRFQACKEANRILRSQAEESEPIPEGDEQEEKSPKALPGRKAQQSSSTNNTCGDTSDCGNITDASCDCAELLNMTPDCSPPDCSTPDCSAADCNSLDCGSLDCSAADCGSLDCGSCGS, translated from the coding sequence ATGGAAATCTCTCCGTTAGATTTGCTGGGCAGAAAACTCAGTGTGGTAGCAATTACTGGATATCAAAAGCACATTTCTCCCCGGAAAGGATTTGTTTGTGCTCATCGAGTATTATATGGTGGTGAATCTTGCTCGCAATACATTAAGCGGGTAATTGCCGAAGATGGATTTGCGGCATTACCTGCCAAGTCACATCAGCGATTTCAAGCTTGTAAGGAGGCAAATCGCATTTTAAGATCACAAGCTGAGGAATCAGAACCAATCCCAGAAGGGGACGAACAAGAGGAGAAATCACCAAAAGCATTACCAGGTAGGAAAGCTCAACAATCTTCCTCAACTAACAATACCTGTGGAGACACTAGTGATTGTGGTAACATCACCGATGCTAGTTGTGACTGTGCTGAACTGCTGAATATGACTCCTGATTGTAGTCCCCCAGATTGCAGCACCCCAGATTGCAGTGCCGCTGATTGTAATTCCTTAGATTGTGGTTCTCTAGATTGCAGCGCGGCTGATTGCGGTTCCCTAGATTGTGGTAGCTGCGGTAGTTAA
- a CDS encoding sulfate/molybdate ABC transporter ATP-binding protein has translation MGILVENVSKNFGSFKAIEQVNLEVKTGSLVALLGPSGSGKSTLLRLIAGLELPDTGKVFLTGKDATYQSVQDRNIGFVFQHYALFKHRTVRENISFGLEIRKVPPKKIQGRVEQLLELVQLTGLGDRYPSQLSGGQRQRVALARALAVEPEVLLLDEPFGALDAKVRKDLRAWLRRLHDEVHVTTVFVTHDQEEAMEVSDEIVVMNKGRVEQVGTPAEIYDHPASAFVMSFIGPVNVLPSSSSIFQQQRFEAPNPEVFLRPQDVIVERVANGTTTPATVSRVIHLGWEIQVELNLDEGQVVMAHLTRDRFKELELEPEQRVYVKPKDAKSFPLYYSI, from the coding sequence GTGGGCATATTAGTTGAGAATGTATCCAAAAACTTTGGAAGTTTCAAAGCTATCGAGCAAGTAAATTTAGAGGTAAAAACGGGTTCTCTGGTTGCCTTGCTGGGGCCATCAGGTTCTGGTAAATCTACGCTGCTCAGGCTAATTGCCGGTTTGGAACTACCAGATACTGGCAAAGTCTTTCTGACTGGGAAAGATGCCACTTACCAAAGTGTACAAGACCGGAATATTGGATTTGTATTTCAGCACTATGCCTTATTTAAGCATAGGACTGTAAGGGAAAATATTTCTTTTGGTTTAGAAATTCGCAAAGTCCCACCCAAGAAAATACAAGGGCGGGTAGAACAATTATTAGAACTAGTGCAACTGACTGGGTTAGGCGATCGCTATCCATCACAACTTTCTGGTGGTCAAAGACAAAGGGTAGCATTAGCGAGAGCCTTAGCTGTAGAACCAGAGGTATTACTGCTAGATGAACCCTTTGGCGCACTTGATGCGAAAGTTCGTAAAGATTTACGGGCATGGTTACGCCGCCTCCATGATGAAGTACATGTTACCACTGTTTTCGTTACCCATGACCAAGAAGAGGCAATGGAAGTCTCAGACGAAATCGTGGTCATGAATAAAGGGCGTGTGGAACAAGTAGGCACCCCCGCAGAAATTTACGATCATCCGGCTAGTGCCTTTGTCATGAGTTTTATTGGCCCAGTTAATGTCTTGCCTAGCTCTTCGAGTATTTTTCAACAACAAAGGTTTGAAGCACCAAACCCTGAAGTCTTTTTGCGCCCGCAAGATGTGATTGTTGAGAGAGTAGCTAACGGCACTACTACACCTGCCACAGTCAGCCGAGTCATCCATTTGGGTTGGGAAATTCAAGTTGAATTGAATTTAGATGAAGGGCAAGTAGTGATGGCCCATTTAACACGCGATCGCTTTAAAGAATTAGAGTTAGAACCAGAACAAAGGGTATATGTGAAGCCAAAAGATGCCAAATCATTCCCCTTGTATTATTCAATTTGA
- the psbU gene encoding photosystem II complex extrinsic protein PsbU, giving the protein MKGLVRLLTVFSLLLGCWGWLGTTQVAQAATFNSLTIPQVPVLAVGQNKADAKLGTEFGKKIDLNNTNVRAFQQYPGLYPTLAKKIIKNAPYQKVEDVLDLPGLSDRQKQTLQANLDKFTVTDLEPAFNEGDDRFNNGIYR; this is encoded by the coding sequence GTGAAAGGATTGGTGCGTTTATTAACAGTGTTTAGTTTGTTGCTTGGTTGCTGGGGATGGCTAGGAACAACTCAAGTTGCCCAAGCTGCCACTTTTAACAGTCTGACTATTCCCCAAGTCCCAGTTCTAGCAGTTGGGCAGAATAAGGCAGACGCTAAGCTAGGAACGGAATTTGGTAAAAAAATTGATTTGAACAATACCAACGTCCGCGCTTTTCAACAATATCCAGGGCTGTATCCTACTTTAGCTAAGAAAATCATCAAAAACGCACCTTACCAAAAGGTAGAGGATGTGTTGGATCTACCAGGATTGAGCGATCGCCAAAAACAAACTTTGCAAGCAAATTTAGATAAATTTACAGTCACAGACCTAGAACCTGCCTTCAACGAAGGTGATGATCGCTTTAACAACGGCATC